In Vigna angularis cultivar LongXiaoDou No.4 chromosome 8, ASM1680809v1, whole genome shotgun sequence, one DNA window encodes the following:
- the LOC108344920 gene encoding probable prolyl 4-hydroxylase 12, which translates to MASVSLLLTLLVFFIIGTSLSNSRKELRDKEKAALQMLEGSVHYSNSINPSRVVQISWQPRVFLYKGFLSDKECDYLISVAYEEKSSGNGGTSLVMEDDILARIEERLSIWTFLPKENSKPLQVMQYGSEQNDRTLDYFTNKTNLESSGPLMATVVLYLSDSTKGGQILFPESVPRSSSWSSCSNSNKTIQPVKGNAILFFSLHPSASPDKSSLHSRCPVLGGNMWSAIKYFYAKPIRRGKVSAISEDDECTDQDESCPAWAAMGECQRNPVFMVGSPDYYGTCRKSCNACLITS; encoded by the exons ATGGCTTCTGTCTCCCTTCTTCTCACCCTGCTCGTGTTCTTCATAATTGGCACTTCTCTTTCAAACAG TAGGAAGGAATTAAGGGACAAGGAGAAAGCTGCATTACAGATGTTAGAGGGCTCAGTTCATTATTCCAACAGTATTAACCCATCACGTGTTGTCCAAATCTCTTGGCAACCAAG GGTTTTTCTATACAAAGGTTTTTTGTCTGATAAAGAGTGTGACTACCTTATTTCTGTG gcATATGAAGAAAAATCCTCAGGGAATGGTGGAACTTCCTTGGTGATGGAa GATGATATTCTTGCAAGGATTGAAGAAAGGCTTTCAATTTGGACTTTCCTTCCTAAAG AGAACAGCAAGCCTTTGCAAGTCATGCAATATGGGTCGGAGCAGAATGATCGAACCTTAGATTATTTTACAAACAAAACCAATTTGGAATCGAGTGGACCTTTAATGGCAACGGTTGTTTTATATCTCTCAGACTCTACTAAAGGGGGTCAAATTCTCTTTCCTGAATCAGTG CCAAGGAGTAGCAGTTGGTCAAGTTGCAGTAACAGTAATAAGACCATCCAACCAGTAAAAGGGAATGCAATtctgtttttctctcttcaccCAAGTGCTTCTCCTGACAAGAGTAGTTTGCATTCTAGATGCCCTGTGCTTGGAGGGAACATGTGGTCTGCAATTAAATACTTCTATGCGAAACCAATTAGAAGAGGCAAGGTCTCAGCCATATCAGAAGACGATGAATGTACTGATCAAGATGAGAGCTGTCCTGCATGGGCAGCCATGGGAGAATGTCAAAGAAACCCTGTCTTCATGGTTGGATCTCCTGATTATTATGGTACGTGTAGGAAAAGTTGTAATGCATGCCTGATCACAAGTTGA
- the LOC108343710 gene encoding uncharacterized protein LOC108343710 — MSFLCGLPLIECVYCLACARWAWKRCLHSAGHDSENWGFATVEEFEPIPRLCRYILAVYEEDLRQPLWAPPGGYGISPDFLLLKKTYEDTCGRAPPYVLYLDHEHEDIVLAIRGLNLAKESDYAVLLDNRLGKRKFDGGYVHNGLLKAAGWVLDAQCEILKDLVEKHPNYTLTFVGHSLGSGVAAMLTMLVVQNSHRLGNIDRKRVRCYAIAPARCMSLNLAVRYADVINSVVLQDDFLPRTATPLEDIFKSLFCLPCLLCLRCMRDTCIPEEKMIKDPRRLYAPGRLYHIVERKPFKMGRFPPVVRTAVPVDGRFEHIVLSCNATSDHAIIWIEKEAQRALDLMLEKVEPMEAPAKQKMERQETLTRHNVEYKAALHRAKTLDVPHAYTPPSEYGTFDEDGDASSTRSQGESSNKSSVDESWDALIERHLDKDEHGHTVLKKQ; from the exons ATGTCATTCCTGTGTGGCCTTCCTCTTATTGAGTGTGTGTACTGTCTGGCTTGTGCTCGTTGGGCTTGGAAAAGATGTCTTCATTCTGCTGGCCATGACAGTGAGAATTGGGGCTTTGCCACAGTAGAAGAATTTGAGCCCATACCACGCCTTTGTCGCTATATTTTAGCTGTGTATGAAGAAGATCTTCGCCAACCCCTTTGGGCGCCTCCTGGTGGCTATGGAATTAGCCCTGATTTTTTACTTCTCAAAAAGACATATGAAGATACATGTGGAAGGGCACCACCCTATGTTCTGTATCTCGATCACGAGCATGAGGATATAGTTCTTGCCATCAGGGGTCTAAATTTGGCAAAGGAGAGTGATTATGCGGTTCTATTGGACAATAGATTGGGGAAGAGAAAGTTTGATGGGGGGTATGTTCACAATGGGTTGTTGAAAGCTGCTGGTTGGGTTTTGGATGCACAATGTGAAATTTTGAAGGATTTGGTGGAAAAGCATCCAAATTACACGCTGACTTTTGTTGGACATTCCCTTGGATCTGGTGTGGCAGCTATGCTGACAATGCTGGTGGTGCAGAATAGTCATAGACTGGGAAATATTGATCGGAAGAGGGTCAGGTGTTATGCCATTGCTCCTGCTAGGTGCATGTCACTGAATTTAGCAGTCAGATATGCAGATGTCATCAACTCTGTTGTACTGCAG GACGACTTCTTACCAAGAACAGCCACCCCATTGGAAGATATATTCAAGTCTCTTTTCTG TTTGCCATGCCTACTGTGCTTGAGGTGCATGAGGGATACATGCATTCCAGAAGAGAAGATGATCAAAGATCCAAGAAGACTCTATGCACCCGGTCGCCTTTATCACATTGTTGAGAGGAAGCCTTTTAA AATGGGAAGGTTTCCCCCAGTAGTGAGAACAGCAGTGCCGGTAGACGGAAGGTTTGAGCATATAGTCCTTTCCTGTAATGCCACATCTGATCATGCCATCATTTGGATTGAGAAAGAAGCCCAAAGGGCTCTGGAT TTGATGCTGGAGAAGGTTGAACCAATGGAAGCCCCTGCCAAGCAAAAAATGGAGCGTCAGGAAACCCTAACAAGACACAATGTTGAATATAAAGCAGCATTACATAGGGCCAAAACATTAGATGTTCCACATGCTTACACACCACCATCAGAGTATGGCACttttgatgaagatggagatgCCAGTTCAACAAGATCTCAGGGTGAGTCTTCTAATAAAAGTTCTGTGGATGAAAGCTGGGATGCTTTGATTGAGCGTCATTTGGACAAGGATGAACATGGCCACACTGTGCTCAAGAAACAATGA